In the genome of Neodiprion fabricii isolate iyNeoFabr1 chromosome 4, iyNeoFabr1.1, whole genome shotgun sequence, the window aaaaattccatcatTCCGATGATTTTGTAtgtggtgtttttttttttcctctatttgTCAAACGCACTTACTACCGAAAGGAATCAATTTCTGCTAAACATTTGTACGGTGCATTTCTGCAGAATACATCATATTGGATAATtcagaaaacaaataaaaaaaatacttctaCCGATGTTTTTGTCTTCatcgctaaaaaaaaataaaaaataaaaaataaagcatAAGTTAAAACTAACTTATGAATATGAAGGCTGATCTAAATACACAATATGctaattttattgttatttcacatattttgtTATCAACCCTTCAAGCAGGTTAATCTGGATCTAACGGTTTAGCGTGTAAAGCATTTGATGTTTTGAACAAGTGCGAGACAAGtgttaaataaaagaaaattgggaaatagaaaatcacTTCCACGATGCAACTGTTCAATAAACCAGCTCAAAAATCTGTGTGATaatcaaattaaaaagaacaaaatttaCTTGTCGATggtgaagagaaaataaaaaaataaaaactttaatTACACTGTAAATTGAAGCTAACAGGTCTTCGTTGtacatgaatatttttgttgttgttattcgCCCGAATTTGGTTGTTGATAGAATCGAATGGCCGGTTTTTCGCCGAGACGTACTTGGTCTGAATTTCATTGATACCAGTGACGGAAAAATTCGTCTCCAGCATCTTCATTTCCGGATATAATACATCATTAGTTTCGAAACGCTGGTCAGTTTCAGCGCCGGCAGTAATAAAACTCTCCCCATTATCTGCTGCACGATCGTAAAATGATTTTCTAACCGATGACGAGTTTCTTACCGGTGCTGGTCGCACTAGAATATCATCATCTGGAACGCTGTTTCTGCTTCTATCGGTACTGTTGCTGGCGGTGCTGCTGATCTCTTCGTTGTCTTCCTCTTCTTGTTCCTCTTCGCATTCTTCGAGTTCCGGTTCCTCCCTGAGATCTTCCATCGACTGATtgtaaagaacagaaaaatacATCAAGAATTCTTCAATGAAAACTCCaatatttcttcattattatGCAACCTCGGGATAAATGAgtttacatacgtataatgtataatcaaCAATCGTCAGAAgcgcagattttttttattatactcaTAAACTCTTAATTATCTCTGGGGTCTCATAATAATTACCCATATAAAATTATGAGTTATCTTGTGTTTTGCAACGGGCACGCGGCGATAGGATAGTTGTTGCAAGTtccgaaaattattatatttatctcCTTCGgttcttttctttcccttcGAGTTTTAAAAAGTGTGATGCATTCTTCATTCCAAATCTAATTTTCATACTTCATATTCGTgcattataataattcaataaatattacattctTGCAGAGCATGCACATTAATTTTTGTTGCTTGGCTTAGCTCCAATTCTTTTGCTAAAACTCTAAGAATGAAACATATATAAAACATTATACGCAATGTACAAGAAAATTTCTCGATCTTTAGGCTTGCatgaattttcttcaacgttAAAGTAACAAGCTGGCTAATAactaaagaaaataaaatccaaATGATATCAAACGGTGGTCTCATTGATTTTACTACCGTGAGAAATTGTAACTGTTCTCatttgtatgtgtatatatatatatttatatgattcACTCGACAACAATTCTTGATGGTTTTCAACATGTAGCAATTTAAGTACTTGagaatgacaataataatcataatacaATAACAGCTATaatacagtaataataataataaactggGAAATCTCAACGTGCATACATACATTGACATACGAGCAAATACGCGAAAGCCTTGCAagcgataataatataatttgtaattataaaaaattagtgTTTACGAATGGATTTGGTTTCGGAGATTTAAAGACCAGGGCGGTATTTACCCCGAGCAGTTCTTTCTTTTCGTGTTCCTcatctgctgaaaaaaaaaaattaaaagaataacaaatgtttatttatcaagaagaggaaaaagagaacGAGTATGCAATATAATCACCTTTGAAATGCGTTTTCTTGTCGTGCAACAAGTCGATTTTCGTATCGACATTTGGTATGGTTTTATAATCCTTTGTTGCCAATGGCTTGGCGTGATGTGTaccgttcaattttttctcatcctcCGTTTCGACGGTCTTAAAACCGACGGTTTTTACGGCTGTCGAGGTGGGAGGGACGGCCGGAACATCATAGGAATCGCCTTGCCACCTTGATTGCGAATTAGTTGCAATATCCTCGGCGTCTCTGGCTCTGTTCTGTCTGTCTTTATGGGCACTTCTACAAACCCCATAAATACAGCCCATCACCGCAGCAGCGAGGATAATGCACAGCGCAATAAAGACGTAAGTCCCTGCGCCCTGTTCCTTCTTCGTTTCGTCGGAGCGCTGGGATTTGTAAACAACGCGATCCGGAGGTTCCTCGACCCAAGCCTTATCTCGACCCTTAACACCATGAATTTATAagtttttcactaatttttttcattttttattttagattacgtaaaataaaattttaccgtgTCTTTTACCAACAACTCGCAGCCCATTTTCACTATAATTGTGAGCTACGAGCAGACTGCGTTAATAGTACATTATGTATCAAGGgaataatttacttttaatcGTGGGTTACATGTAGGACTTTATTCCCGCCTCAACTCTGGTAATATTATTGACTTAATAGTGTTTTCCTTTCATGTGCAAGTCTGATCTATCAGTCGGAAAactattcattttattattgcttgttatattatttattatttattatattattattgagagTTTATAAAAATGCAGAGAGATGTagttcaaaatgaaaaagaagacgGAAAACACGAAGAACTGAAAATTACTTTGTGAGAAATATAATCGTTTTGGTCCCGCTTTTCAGGTAAAAAATGTGAACATTATTTGACTCGAGAgtaaaagtatttttcaacactaattgaaatgaattttattggaataaatcgtttttcagtgtcttgaaaaattttaagtatacatatatacaccgTTCAGACGTTAtgtatcgttgaaattttcaaattttgacacctGCACTTTCggttaaaaaatgataaaaacatCTAGACTTGAGAGAAACAAAATTGTTACAATTTTCCCAGAGTTTTGGACTAATCAAATTGCTGTACGTTTTGGTTGACGAATTTGTCTAGAATTTAAAAACGCGAAACATCAAAAAAACTTGGTTGATAATTCATATGATTGAATCTGCGATACAAAACTTTTGGAAACTCAAGGCATCTTACAATTCGCACACTTTATCAGAGCAGTCATTTCAGTTGCAAATCAACTAATGACTTGATTCATTTAATCGACATGATTCAACTTGACCGATATCTGTGACTTCTgaattccgatttttttcaagcctGTAATATTCCAGTAGATTTTGCTCGTGATAGAATATGCAATTTAAGGAAATCAAGGTATTCTAGGACAATGCCCAGGCCATTATAAATTCGTAAATAAGTAATGTGTAGAATTACCACGCTATCGTTCCTTGGGGGTTCGAGACCTCTGGGTTGTACGTGAAAAGCGGCGCACTGAGCGCTTCGAACACCAGCTGGCATTGTGGCCCTGACAGTATCGCTACCAGTTTTGGTGAACAGCATGTATTCCTCGAGTGGTTTCATAACAGCGCCACCATTTATCGACACAACGACATCTGTAAAATAACATACAATATTGATATACACCGTAAGAAAAATCTGTCATTGATTTGCTATAGATCACAAATACTGATTCTTATAGTAGTGGCACATTTTGGTCAATTTCAACAccacggattttttttcagtgtgCACTGAGTTAGATATTTGTAAGGAAGTTTAAACTCTTCGCTTGGTCAACGGGGCTTTGAACGTACTGCTAAGACAACCGGTGTATCCCTTGTAAGCGGTGAATCTGGGATCTGTGGTGTTCAAACCGCCCAATTGTATTTCATTCGCTCCTCCAGGATTATCCAGATTTGACTCATTGTCCGCGGCGAAACTCAAAACTGGATTTGATAACGGAACCGCCTCCCTGTCGATCTATCGAGGAATATTCACATAAAAAAGACAAGGATAAAATCAGTTATTTACAGGATCTTATTTCTTCAACACTCCAATTCGAAGGGAGTGGAAATCGAAATAAGACATTTATCAACGAACCAGCAGCGTTGTCGTGTTATTATTTCTCTCGTAGTAAACACTGTGCCTTGCGCCATTCAAAAAGTTTCTGTCGTTGATGCGAACAGCGTAGGCAGAACCTTCTCTGTCCTCTTCGAATATCAGATGACCCTCGGATGTTAAAGCAACGAGTAAATAGTAGCTTCTTCTAAACAGAGATTaaggaaattcaaattttaataacgAAACGAGGAACCTCTGAATTACAGACTGATCACTTACTTGTTTTCAGTCTGCAGAAGCAACAGTGCCATAGTTCTTTGCCTCAAATCATTGCTGGAGAACGCCAATTGTATTTTTACCTGATTCACTTCGCCATCCAGGTCAAACTCCCTCTGAACAACGCTTTCACCGCTGAATTCGGCACCcttttctggaaaaaaaataaaaatttcgtgacCAAAGAAGCGAAGTAAAAGCAACAGCAGTTTCAACTCAAACAATCACTGGTTACTCACCTTCGGCACAATTCTCCCCAAAATACGAGGTGTGCTCACAATTACAAGACGACTCCTGTCTCCTGAAATCCTCCGTGCATATACCGAGATTCTTGCAGGGTGCAGCGTCGCATTTCATGTGACAATTCGCTATTAAGCCTTTGCTACCTTCTTGGTAAGCCTCGCTCGCCAATTGAGGCAAGGGGACCAAATACTCGCCGATCCTCAGACCCCGGAGACAGCCAACATATCCCTGGATCGCCTCACCTTTTTTACCAACTCTGAGTAAGTTGTCAGGATCAAAACCGCCGAGGTTCACCTGACCgaataacgataatttttagTATCCTTAAGGTTGCCGAAAGCGGAAAACGATTCCACAGCGTCACTTTGTGGTTTAAAATCACCTGAAAATAGCTGGTCGGTGGAGCCGGCGGTCTTTGGGGCGCGAGAACCTCTTTCTCAGGATTTATCCAAGGCTTGTTGGAGTACGAGTTCAGTAAAATTGGAACCGCGTCGAGAGTGACGTTGGCTTCATTAACATGAACAGTCGTGTTCTTTTCGGTTCTGATAATGGCTATTTGCACCGAATCGCCGGTACTAGCACCTAAAAAACAAATCAGCACTAGCACTAAACTTCTGGAAAATTATAAGCGATTGAAACTCCCAGATACTGTCATCCTCACCTGGATAATCGACGGTAACGTTTCTTATTTCATTACCAGAATTGAAAAGGTATACGATACTGGTCCCGTTCGAAATGTAAAGGTGCAAGAAATTGTTCAAATGATCATTCGCATACAGAATTAAAGAATTCGCATCGTACGTCCTAATGTTGATCAATATATTTTCCAGAAACATTCCCTTTAGCAGAAGTTTCTCCTCGTCATCTTCGTTAccgatataatttttcttcaccaaAGCCTCCGGTGACGTGAACGTCAGTGCAGCGTTATTTATATCTGTAACAAAACGATTACACATACagagatgaatttttcaaagttcttcTGTCACTTTATTTCCAACCAAACTTACTCGTTTCGCAATAGGTTCCCAGGTGTGCCCATTTGTTTTTGCAAACGCATTCAAAGTTGCTCCAAAGTTCAACGCATCTGGCACCATTTTGACATTTGTTCGGTTGACAGGAAGGCTTGCAATCCTTAATTATTTCGGAAAGATGAACGGACATGTAGCTGTGTATGTctaaaatttcaccatttaCAACCAAACCTCGAAAGCATCCGATAAGCCCCTGTCGTACGGAAGAGGTTTTGAGGTGTTCTCTGAAAATAGGAGTAAAGTCATATTTTACAATGTTTTCCGCATTCAAATTTCGGTAATTCCTTTCCATACAAAAATCACATACGCGGTCGCACCACCGATAAACATGGACCCTTCAAAAGGTCCAAACTCCTCCTCGGACAGTAAATCGACCATTTCAGAATCGGTGTTGATCATAAACCTGACATGATAGTCGTTATAATCAATCCAAATCTTTTGCCATTCTCCATTGTTGAGTTTTCTCCGGCTTTTAACCTCGATTTCACGGCACTGTCCAGTATTCAATGTGAAATTGAATGTCAATAGATAGTCCGATGTCAAAGCGACCATGAACGACGGATAGTTGCTCCTTATCGGTGGCTGATAGAGCAAGATTGCCTTTTCGCCTGTCGTTCGAAAACTGAAGGCTATGTCACCTTTCCGCCAACCTGGTACTTCGATGTAAGACTGCGACGTTGTGAAGGTAACGACATACTTCTGTGTGTCTATaagatttcaatttcacattaCCGTTGTGCATCGTAAGTCAGACTGTAATAAAATCCGATCCACTCACTTGTTTCGACGCACTCCAAAGGTCCCAGAGTAATTCTACCCCGAGCATCAACGTCCAAGTCACTTTGCTGGAGAAACACCAATTCTGTAATTCCCAACGATTCAGGAGTCTCGTAGTAACCTTCATCGGAAAGCCATTTACCGGCAGAAACGTCACAATTGCAACTGAGTTTGGGATTAACACATGTTCTGTTCACTGTtgaaatgtgagaaaaaaagttaacgACAAAAAACAACGTACTGTTTCCCGTATTAATCAACAATGCATTCAAACTTACTTCCGCAAGGACAAGAGCCGCGACTAACATTGCCAATGTAGTCGACAGTGACGCCTTTGGACCCCCGAAACCAAGTAGCACTGTGCAGTTCAACGGGCGCCTTGTAACAATCGTATTTGAGATATTGACTGCAGTACAACGAGTGAGATATCAACTCCTGTAGCATTTCGGCTGTGAATTCCCGGTACTTAATGCTGTACGAGAAGTCTTCCTTTTGGTCAATAGACCTGACGTCCACTTGAGAGGGAAGATTATGCTCGACGATGGTCTTCGTCGAGTCTTCGATGGACTGAAATTCGCACTTCACAAGCGCCGGGGGAAATCGACCGTTTCCGTCGATGTCGATTCGGTACACATCGTCCTTGGTGTATCCCAGAAGGGCTAATTCCTCGCAAGTTTTTCGATACTCGGCTGAAAGGATATGATGGTAAGACGAATAACAATGCGGGAGTTCACAGGACGACGTTAACTCTGATTTGACTCGTAGTCGACGTTTCCATTTCATTACCAAAATGGCAGTTTGTCCCTCTGTAACCGGTCTCTTTGCAGTCGCAAGTGATTCTGTCCACTTCTACGGAACATTTGCCACCGTGTTCGCACCTGTTCGGCCTCTTGCATGGATCTACGAACTGACAATTATCCAACGCAACCTCACCAACGACTCTCTCAGTGTTGACAACGTGCCTTGGTTCTATCCGATGATCGTTCACTCTGATTTCCCTCATGCAACCGACCAACCCTgtggtgataaaaatattagatAAACGGATAGaggctttgaaaaaaatattccgacCGAGATATACGCACCCATGTTAGTTTTACCACTGCCGATAATAACCCTGTCACCAAGTTCAAATGCCATGGCAAAAAGTTTGCTCTTTTTGTTTCTGTAATCAACTTGTAAACTCAATTCTCCTTTGGTGTAATTCAGTTCAACGGCATGCCAAGATGTATTATGAGGTGGAAAATGTACCGACGTTATGTGGGtgacattatttttcacgtcTGGAACGAGCTCAAAACGAATTTCATCGTTCACCAAACGAACCTACGAATCACAGTTACATGAttgtaaaaggaaaaaatgtcGCTATTTTACATACGGGTTAAAAATTACGCATCGGATAATATACCTCCCAGTAGCCAATTCCGTCGATGTTCTTGGTATCACTAGACGCCAGGACGGCCAGAGGCTTCGAGCttttgaaatcgaaattcaacTTCAAGGAGTTAGACTCAATATTCGGCCACCAAATGTGACTTCCAGCGAAAGGATATGTTATCGGTATCACCTCGACGTCAGCCTCATAATACTCGGGTTCCAATATCCCGATGTAATGGACCATCGGATTCGACCGTTTCAGTTCGTATATGATGGACTTGTCGTTGAAGAAAACGTACTTGAACGAGCCTGCGAAAGAGTCAGCGATAAATCGTCGATTAACCCAATGAGAATAGAAATTAAAGATACAGTTTCACCGTTAAGTACCTGCAAAGTTATTGTGAGAAACGAGTCCCTTTTTTTTGTGGAGCTCAGGTCCGCCTCCGATGTAAATTTCGGGATCAATGATCATGTTGTAATTCTCTCCGGGCACTTCAAGCACCTTCGACTCGTCGTTAAGACTTACAAATACCAAAGGTCCGTTGTGGTATATGGTCAAATTGTTCCAGTGGTTCGACGTCACGTCGTCGCCCATCACTGTTTGTATCTTTGAATCGTGGCCGAAATCCAGCTCGATGTTGACTGATCGGTTCTTTATCGATGCCGCGACGTAATGAGCGGTTCCCTCAATCTCTCCGGACGCGTAAAACAACGCCGAGTCGTCCCATCTGGTCTGTACACCAAGGATGAGAAACAAGAAATCAATTGGTGAATTAGCCGTTCATTGTCTATTTCTAACGATGCACTTAACATACCTTGAACGCGAGACTAATCCTATTCACGGAGGAATGCACCCGATCCTTCCAATCATATACtcgaaaagaaacgaaagacGAGCCTCTCAGTGTGAGAATGGTCGCagctagaaaaaaaattagatacctTTGAGTGTTATAGCAGCCGTAAAACAAAACTAACGCATCTACGTCAATTCGCTGAATCGCTTACTGTAAACGTCGCATCTTTCCCCTTCGTATTTCGTCCCGAAACAGTCGCAAGTCAAGCTGTTATAGTGATTTACACACTGACTACCAACGAAGCAGAGATTCTCCCGTGTTCTGCACCTGGATTTTTGAATCGTCGATTAACTCGCGAATTAGCCGATCAACTTACATTATACGTAATCAGCGTGTTTCACTCGTCTTACTTGTCCACACAACCCTCCTTGACGTTCTCATGTTTTGTGGCGATCAGAGGTCTTATGGGCAGCAAATCGCTCGCCGATTTGCCGGAACTCAATACCATGTCTCTGATGCACCCAACGAACGATTCAATTATATATTTCACACCGTGAAGCTTTTCCTCCGAGCTCAAACCTGCAATGAAACAAACACTTAAATACCAATTCGAAAATTCTCACCTACACTGATAAGAACCGACCAATAATAAGTACCTCCAATCAGTACGACGGAAGCCAACTCTTCGGAGACTCCGTAATTGACTTCGGCTTCGAGGACCTCGAGGTTCGTTTCCTCTTGCGTCTCATCGACTCTGGCGATGAGTTTAGCCCCGTGAACATCGATCCTTACTAACACACTGTGCCACTCGTCTCTGTTGAGACCTTCGCCAACGGTAAGGCTGGTCGATTTCTTTCCAAACACATGGACTACCTTGAGCTGGCCCTTTTCAACAATCACGTATAACGCGTAAGGATCCAGACTATCCGGCCGATCCTTGACACTGTGATAGACTAGTAGGCCGTGGGGTAAtttcgttcgaaatttgaacgatATCTCACGACACAGCCTGCAGAAACGATCAgattatttttaagaaaactCTCAATCCCCAAATGAGTAACGAGATTTTGAACTAACTGCAGGCCGACTGACCTTAGCTGAAAAGTTTTGATACCGCTTCCATCGATCTGAATGAATGTGTTGTTCTGGGCGAACATGAACGTCTTCTCGTGACCAGATTCCATGAAGGTAAGTTCCTGTGGCGATAAGAAATCGATTCGTCAGATACAGTGATCAAAGTGTCGCACATTAAATTCGGACGTACCTTTCCTCTCTTGTGCTTCGGAACAGGTGGCTTTGTGGGTTTCGGCGGTGAGAAAGTTGGCGGTGGGATTTTATTGGTAGTCGGCGACGGCGCGGCGGTGGTCGAAGTGCTGGTGGTGATGAAGATGCTGCCCTTCGTGACCATGTAGGGTGGCAGAGTGTCTGCAACAGGATACAAAAGTCCTTTACAACTGAACTCTAGTCCTCGCGTGTCGGAAACCCAAACCTAAATCACTCACGATCCGGACCACCGACGCAGTAGTGAAGACATTCGATTTCCGAGTCGAATCTGTTCTCGTTGCCGAGACAACCGCCGTACACGAAGGTCCTGCACTTCCCCCTGGCCTTGTTGAAGGTCCATTTGTGAATGTAGTACTTGCAGGGCCCGGGCTCCGTGCCGACGAGACAGCGGTCTGGGAGTGTCCGCTTTGGGATCGCAGTTGTGGCCTCGCTCACCTCGATCATTTCGGACTCCGCAGGGTCAGGCACGCTTCCGGAAGCGGGCAACGAAGGGTCGAGGACTAGGAGGACCCCCAGGACGCCTAGGAGCCTCAATATGGGCGACAACATCGTGATTCATCCGTTGAATTTCGGGCGAATCGACTGATTGACGCGTGCTGAAAACAGCGGACAATAAGAACGTTTCGAAGGATATGCTTCAACTGCAGTGCCGCAATGATCAGGGACAACGGGGACTGGTTTCAACAAAGGATTTTCACCGTACATTGGCCGCACGCGCAGCGGGAAGTCGTAAATTGTCAGATATTACGGAAACTATTAATAATTCATCAGCGATAGCCACCAGCTGCTCCCTAGGAATATAAGGTACACAAAGATTTTTATCTTCCTTCGGTACGGGGTGTCTGATCCTTTCTTTCAACCGTTCGTGGCGGCTTCGATACACCTCTATCCATTTGTATTCTTCAGGACGGAGGGACACTTGCGCACGTGCGGTGTTTCCGGTACGTTACATCTAcatcaaaatatatatacccGGCCATAAGTGTTTCCACAAAACTCTGAATAACTCCTGGCGTATGCGCTTGAAAGTTTGAGACTTCGTTCTGGTCGTTCAACAGTTATATTCACATCCTAGAAGCATCGAGATATACAACGtggaataattgaaattgtagaataagaaaagaataacagtcataataataattctttaaCTGTCAATTTGAACGACGATTTTCTCAAACTACCTACAGTGGAAACAAGAGAAGAGGGTACTTAGACCTTGGCTAGCATGGTATATAACATCATCGTCATTGACATGACTAATTCAGCTTCCTGAGGCAATTGCAGCGCGGAGTTTGAGACACCGGCCGGCGCACTGTTCTTTAGACGGTTCTGCGTAAGATTCAACCCTTACCAACGAGTCCTCAAGACTTCTTTGCAGAAAATTACTTGCGAATCAGTGACTGAATATCGATTTGCTATCCTAAAGCGATGATCGGTTAAAAATCTGCACAAAAAATTggagggaaaagaaaagaacacaACGACGATTCATAGAATCAAATCCGTCCGGACAATCATTAcagatgttttatttttcgttttcttaaaACTGGAATATAACACGATGAGGTTGCACTTGGCGTTTAAGGCGTCAATTGATGCCCACTTATACGAGACGCTTCTCATCCGCGGAAGTGCCAACGaatatatagtatattaaCCCGTTTAATTCGTTTAGCTGGAGACGTTCCTCTTTCTCAGCTTCCATACTCttcgtatattattatattattcaatatacatgcatatttcTCAGTTTCCGGATGACGAGTCAGTTAAACGATTTCCTCAATGATGAGTGTGATCTGGTGACATCATGTACCGGGCAAAATGATAACTCGGTGCATCGTCTTCTCGGAGGAAGAAATTGGCCATATTACCAGACCTTGATTCGGTTCTCGAAGAATTCATTGAAGTCAATTCTTAGCGTGATTATAAAACCGCCGTGCAAAGGGGATTCCCTGCACTGTTTCATTTGCTGCGATTCACCCGTAAAATTGCACAATTATCTGACAAATTTCGTGACACCCATGTAGAAAAAATCCTCGAACGCATATTTTGCCATCTATTCGCAATATGCTGCAAGAATGCAACGCAGAGCCATAAATCTAGTTTGAATATACTTTCGCGTCTCTTCGCTAATCAAGATTTCTATTATACCTATCACTGTCCAACCACGCGACCGTGTCAAGGCACGGTTGATGTTACATATAGCGCGTTGAAGTGACCTAGAGTTAAAGTAGTAGCTGTCACAAACACACCTGCAACAGTGTCATATGTGCAAAAGGGGTTTTCACCAGAGGTCA includes:
- the LOC124179709 gene encoding uncharacterized protein LOC124179709 isoform X6 — translated: MLSPILRLLGVLGVLLVLDPSLPASGSVPDPAESEMIEVSEATTAIPKRTLPDRCLVGTEPGPCKYYIHKWTFNKARGKCRTFVYGGCLGNENRFDSEIECLHYCVGGPDHTLPPYMVTKGSIFITTSTSTTAAPSPTTNKIPPPTFSPPKPTKPPVPKHKRGKELTFMESGHEKTFMFAQNNTFIQIDGSGIKTFQLRLCREISFKFRTKLPHGLLVYHSVKDRPDSLDPYALYVIVEKGQLKVVHVFGKKSTSLTVGEGLNRDEWHSVLVRIDVHGAKLIARVDETQEETNLEVLEAEVNYGVSEELASVVLIGGLSSEEKLHGVKYIIESFVGCIRDMVLSSGKSASDLLPIRPLIATKHENVKEGCVDKCRTRENLCFVGSQCVNHYNSLTCDCFGTKYEGERCDVYTATILTLRGSSFVSFRVYDWKDRVHSSVNRISLAFKTRWDDSALFYASGEIEGTAHYVAASIKNRSVNIELDFGHDSKIQTVMGDDVTSNHWNNLTIYHNGPLVFVSLNDESKVLEVPGENYNMIIDPEIYIGGGPELHKKKGLVSHNNFAGSFKYVFFNDKSIIYELKRSNPMVHYIGILEPEYYEADVEVIPITYPFAGSHIWWPNIESNSLKLNFDFKSSKPLAVLASSDTKNIDGIGYWEVRLVNDEIRFELVPDVKNNVTHITSVHFPPHNTSWHAVELNYTKGELSLQVDYRNKKSKLFAMAFELGDRVIIGSGKTNMGLVGCMREIRVNDHRIEPRHVVNTERVVGEVALDNCQFVDPCKRPNRCEHGGKCSVEVDRITCDCKETGYRGTNCHFAEYRKTCEELALLGYTKDDVYRIDIDGNGRFPPALVKCEFQSIEDSTKTIVEHNLPSQVDVRSIDQKEDFSYSIKYREFTAEMLQELISHSLYCSQYLKYDCYKAPVELHSATWFRGSKGVTVDYIGNVSRGSCPCGMNRTCVNPKLSCNCDVSAGKWLSDEGYYETPESLGITELVFLQQSDLDVDARGRITLGPLECVETNTQKYVVTFTTSQSYIEVPGWRKGDIAFSFRTTGEKAILLYQPPIRSNYPSFMVALTSDYLLTFNFTLNTGQCREIEVKSRRKLNNGEWQKIWIDYNDYHVRFMINTDSEMVDLLSEEEFGPFEGSMFIGGATAEHLKTSSVRQGLIGCFRGLVVNGEILDIHSYMSVHLSEIIKDCKPSCQPNKCQNGARCVELWSNFECVCKNKWAHLGTYCETNINNAALTFTSPEALVKKNYIGNEDDEEKLLLKGMFLENILINIRTYDANSLILYANDHLNNFLHLYISNGTSIVYLFNSGNEIRNVTVDYPGASTGDSVQIAIIRTEKNTTVHVNEANVTLDAVPILLNSYSNKPWINPEKEVLAPQRPPAPPTSYFQVNLGGFDPDNLLRVGKKGEAIQGYVGCLRGLRIGEYLVPLPQLASEAYQEGSKGLIANCHMKCDAAPCKNLGICTEDFRRQESSCNCEHTSYFGENCAEEKGAEFSGESVVQREFDLDGEVNQVKIQLAFSSNDLRQRTMALLLLQTENKRSYYLLVALTSEGHLIFEEDREGSAYAVRINDRNFLNGARHSVYYERNNNTTTLLIDREAVPLSNPVLSFAADNESNLDNPGGANEIQLGGLNTTDPRFTAYKGYTGCLSNVVVSINGGAVMKPLEEYMLFTKTGSDTVRATMPAGVRSAQCAAFHVQPRGLEPPRNDSVGRDKAWVEEPPDRVVYKSQRSDETKKEQGAGTYVFIALCIILAAAVMGCIYGVCRSAHKDRQNRARDAEDIATNSQSRWQGDSYDVPAVPPTSTAVKTVGFKTVETEDEKKLNGTHHAKPLATKDYKTIPNVDTKIDLLHDKKTHFKADEEHEKKELLGVNTALVFKSPKPNPFSMEDLREEPELEECEEEQEEEDNEEISSTASNSTDRSRNSVPDDDILVRPAPMIHEKGNCSPDRKSEDPHKDRTKRPIVNVSPIFFSETQRIFRNPVSYQGCPKFKTSAANRLSIESVLSLD